A genomic window from Ruminiclostridium cellulolyticum H10 includes:
- a CDS encoding IS256-like element ISCce2 family transposase, protein MSEKIIQLNEGIIKEELKNLVRSSVEETLNNLLDKEAEDLTNAAKYERTQERQGYRSGHYTRSLQTTSGEVTLRVPKLKGVPFETAIIERYRRRESSVEEALIEMYLAGVSVRRVEDITEALWGTKVSPGTISELNKKAYVHIENWRNRPLQDGKYPYVYVDGIYLKRNWGGEYENVSILVAIAVNQEGYREVIGAREGMKEDKASWKEFLQWLKGRGLDGVKLIVGDKCLGMLESVNEVFPEAKYQRCTVHFYRNIFSVTPRSKMKLVAKMLKAIHAQESKASAREKAKLVAEELKSMKLREAAKKLEDGIEETLTYMEFPYEHWTRIRTNNTIERLNREIRRRTRVVGTFPDGNSALMLVCARLRHVAGTQWGSKKYLNMKHLENMDSDESDFIAG, encoded by the coding sequence ATGTCCGAAAAAATTATACAACTAAATGAAGGAATCATCAAGGAAGAACTGAAAAACCTGGTTAGGAGTAGTGTTGAGGAAACATTAAACAACCTGCTCGATAAAGAGGCTGAAGACTTAACCAATGCTGCAAAATACGAGCGTACACAGGAACGACAAGGCTATCGCTCAGGTCATTACACCCGTAGTTTACAAACCACATCAGGTGAAGTAACTCTAAGAGTTCCTAAGCTAAAGGGCGTGCCTTTTGAGACAGCAATAATCGAAAGATATCGCCGCCGAGAAAGTTCAGTTGAAGAAGCCTTAATTGAAATGTATCTGGCCGGTGTTTCAGTTCGTCGTGTAGAAGATATTACTGAGGCTCTTTGGGGAACTAAAGTATCTCCCGGAACAATAAGTGAACTAAATAAGAAAGCCTATGTACATATTGAAAACTGGCGAAACCGCCCTTTGCAGGACGGTAAATACCCATATGTATATGTAGACGGTATATATCTAAAACGTAACTGGGGCGGTGAATATGAAAATGTGTCTATTCTTGTAGCGATTGCTGTAAATCAAGAGGGCTACCGTGAGGTTATCGGTGCCAGAGAAGGGATGAAAGAGGACAAGGCCAGTTGGAAGGAATTCTTACAATGGCTTAAAGGTCGTGGACTAGATGGTGTAAAACTTATTGTAGGTGATAAATGTTTAGGTATGTTAGAGTCAGTTAACGAAGTGTTTCCAGAAGCTAAATATCAGCGTTGTACCGTTCATTTTTACCGTAATATTTTTTCTGTAACACCGCGATCAAAGATGAAACTTGTGGCAAAAATGCTTAAGGCGATTCATGCACAGGAAAGCAAGGCATCAGCTCGTGAGAAGGCCAAATTGGTAGCGGAAGAATTAAAGTCCATGAAACTAAGAGAGGCAGCTAAAAAATTGGAGGATGGAATTGAAGAAACTCTTACTTATATGGAATTCCCTTATGAGCATTGGACAAGAATCCGTACTAACAATACAATTGAACGCCTGAATCGGGAGATTCGCCGACGGACTAGAGTAGTTGGTACTTTCCCCGACGGAAATTCAGCCTTAATGCTGGTATGTGCCCGACTACGGCACGTTGCAGGTACACAATGGGGCAGCAAGAAGTATCTGAACATGAAGCATTTAGAAAACATGGATTCTGATGAGTCCGATTTCATAGCAGGTTAA